The following is a genomic window from Asterias amurensis chromosome 8, ASM3211899v1.
aacaaaaaccCAACTGAACGAAATATGTACCTCAATAACAATACTGAAAGACAAGGCTCGGAAGTACCTACAAATTCACATCAAAAGAAACCCTTATAGGATTGTGTTCCATTGTTTTTAAGGCcaaataagaaaaaataccaGTTAATTGTCCCGTCCCTCATCTTTCTTTGAGGCGGCATATTCTCGTTGttactgtttttatttaatgattATTTTCAAAAGGGAAATTGTTCATGTGCATTACACTTACTTAGCTTTTAAAAACTTGTCGCCATACTCACTCATCGTAGTCATAATCAACCTACCACCAATTGGCGAAAGACGACAAGGTAAGCATACAACGTTTGACgaaaacaaaatgcaagattATTAATTTCTGATATGTTTGtttcaataaacacaattgTATTTGCGTGAGTgtggtttggggggggggtcatcatAGAGTAGTGGGTGTAGTTTTTATTAGGTCTGCAAACATACCCGGTACTACGTCATGTGCGATGTCAAAGTAAATCAACATGGTTATTCCCACTTACAATATATTGAGAGAAATACAACTTTTCTTGCTGGAATATCAGCACATGTTAAAGTTTTTGCTGTTGCTGTTttcgttgttattgttgttgttgttgttgatatcGTTGTTCTAGTCAAATTTGCAGTTTCGTTTAAGACAACATGGTGAAACTTTCATTTAAGACAACATGGTATATAACTCACGTGCTCACATGTGCATTGACCCAGTTTACGCTTGATTGATGCCATTGTGGAGTTGACCTTCCCAGctttctttgtaacctttgaagagaaaagaagaaaaacacattttaaggAAATTATTGTCCAATAATTGGTACTCACCATGGCTATGGATAACCGTCGCAAATACGCTCTCACCATCGCAGTCAGCTTATATGCCCTTATCATGTGAcccttttttaaatttctttgattatttttattgttattcttATTTATTCGGCATTCAAACATACAATACAATCATACAGAACAGAGctagaaaacaatgaaagtgaCACGGGGACATAGAGCCAGCAACACATGCCAGGAACTAAACAAGTTAACCTTAAATAACTAAGGCCTGGAGCCCTTTGTTTCCTATGCTACTGGCTATTACAAAACACAAAGAGAAGTTTAAAATATACTATTTTATATACAGCAAAAAGGGGGataacttttttatttaaaaattgcaCGATGAAACATTGATACAAACTGAAGCACCCGGTAGGGACCCACTGCTCTTAGGACATCAAACAATTGCAGAGTGTAAACATTACACCAGAAAATACAGGAGAAGTGGCCCAATACTTGGAGGGACGTTGACACCCAGCAAGCAATAACAATACACAGAGGGAgtagacaaaaaaaacactgaaaagGGGAATGACAACAACATAGAAGTTGCACGGGGAAACAATGATAAAAACAAGCACCCGGTGGGGACCTACATTGCACCAaggacaaaaaataaaacacatcaGCCCAGATTTTCAGATGTTTggatattttgtgcatatattgggAAACACCAAGACATATGCTGGTATTTGACATTTACAAAAGGTATACCGTGAAATTCCTTTGCAGATTTGTGTAATTGTTAAATGTTGATGTTTCGTTTTCACTGTGTTTTACAGGAGATTCCTAACAACTGATGCCAGTGTAACAATGGAGCTCTTAAAATGAGAAGCTAACACTGATAAGCTGTATACGTACAACTGGAGAAGGTTGTCATATTGATTTAAATTTTGAACTATATCAGCCCAAGTATGACACCACTACGCTCAAAACTGGAGTTATATCTCCTTCTCACTGTGTGTATCTACGCAGCCAAGGTTATGATCGTGCTGGTGTATATGGATAAATTCATCCCTGCTGACGTCACCATCATGAACGGTCAGGATCACGAACCAGACGCAACGTTGAACAGGTTGAACATGGAGCGAAGGAATAGAAAGGATAAGCGAGACTTTGAAGGGGTGTTAAGGCGGATGGGTGGGGAGGCatcacagagtgacacaaagCGAGTAGACAATGATATTTCTAGTGTGCAGAATCGTAGCAGCGAGTTCAAATCAGTTAGTGAAGGTGATAGGGCACGTCCGGAAGACGAAATGAAGAGAAATCAAACTAATATGGCACCCAACTTGGgcttgaatagcgccctcttccaTCGAGTGCTGGATTCGGTGTTCGATCACAGCCACGATAAGAAGAAGTGTCAGGATGCCTTCATGGTATCTCTCATCACCACACACCCAACGGAAGTAGACTTCCGAGTGGCGATCCGTGAGACGTGGGCAAACGACGCCTACGCGCATCAGATGGGAGTACTCACGCTGTTCGTTCTCGGTCAACCGACGGACGATACCGTCAACTCGGCCGTGTTCCTCGAGAATGAACGGCACGACGATATCTTGATGGGAAGCTTCACGGACAGTGTGGGTAACTCCACTTTGAAGCTGCTACTCGGGATAGACTGGGTGATGTCAAATTGCCCCTCCACCAAATACGTCTTCATCGGTGATGATCACATGTTCATCATCTACGAGCGTCTTGTCAAACTTCTACGAGAAACAAACGAAAAGGACGGTGTGAAAATGTGGATTGGTCGACTCACTCAGGGGAAGATGCCTGAACGAGACGCAGGAAGTCGGTATTATGTATCAAGGAAGCTCTATCCAGAGACTCGTTATCCAGACTTCTGCACTATTGAGGCTGGTTACGTGCTTAGCGTGGATGCCGCCAGGGAACTTTTAGCCTTGTCTTGGGGTGAGCCTCTCCTGCCACTACCAGATGTCTACATGGGAGTTCTAGCCAAGAAAGCCAACATTCTAATAACGAACGATAAATCATTCAGTTACGGTAACCAGGCCAACGATGCGTGTGAGCTCAACAGAGTCGTCACGTCACGGGGTGTACGGTCGGTGGAACAACTCCAGAGCACCTGGACGAAGTTCAGCGATCCTGAGTTCCGCCGGAACTGTCCCGATCCGgatttgagtttggtgctcaGTAACCACATTGACAATTTACCTTACTTGGACAAGACGCTCCAAATGCGGCTGAACCATCCGGATTTTTGCTACGACAAAGCTGGGAACGAGGAGAGTGTTTTCATCCTCGTACTCATCAGTACGTTGCCGAGACACTTTGAGCTGCGTAGTACCATCCGGGAAACATGGGGGCGTAACTTGATGACACAGGGGGAGAACATCAAACTTTTATTCGTGATGGGCCACACCCAGACTGATGTTAAACTTATACAGCAGCAAGTCAAGCAAGAGGACGACAAGTTTGGTGACATCATCCAAGCAGACTTTACCGAGTCCTTCCATAACTTAACTCTCAAGGTAGTCATGGGACTCCGGTGGGTGACTCAAAACTGCCCCCAcgccaaatacatgtacaaaggtGACGATGACATGTTTGTCAATTTCGATCGCATTGTGTCCCACTTGAAGGAGAGCCGAGCCAAGGGACTGGCAAAGTCTAGGTATTTCCTTGGGAGTGTACTCCGTAGAAGTCCCCGCGTTACTCGTGAGAAATCCAAGTATTACGTACCAGAAAGACTCTACAGTGGCCGATACTTTCCCCCGTACTGCTCGGGTGGTGGGTACATCATGTCAACAGACATCATTCCACAGATGTACCGTAAGTCACTGGAGACTGCCTTTATACCCATCGATGACGCCTACCAGGGTATTCTCATGAGTAAAATAGGGGTGAAGCCAGTCGCCCACCCGGGGTTCAAAAACTGGGGTGCCAAGACGGACGGGTGTTCGTTGAGAGAGGTTATGGTGGTCCATGGATTTAAGAACTCTGATACAATGAATGCAGTATGGAGAAACTACACCACTCCAGCAGCTGAGGACTGCCCGAAGGTTTCGTGACACAAAGATGATTGAACATCAAACACTTGAGCGACTGTGGACGCCagtctaaaaacaaaaaccgaaTAGGAACTGTACAGACTTTTAAACTGCATTTTGTTAGCGCCtctttagttttttgttttttttacaaactgcaAAAGCCAAAGTAATGTTTTTATAAGAATCGTTTTTAAACGAAAACTAAGTATTTTAAAGCACCTATTAGTTTTGTATTACTTTTAACATGCCTAATGGTCGAGTcgtccatgttttttttaacagcctactttttgtatgaaataaaattattgtCTACTGTACCTTACTGTTGCAGTGCTCCAATAATGAGTTtagtgaaagtgttattgtttaTGAGTAAGAGGTTTAAAGgacttgggtactttttgcaaaacaaaacacaatgtccacagattaacattaaacttgcaccatttgaaggtaatgatagtagaaagctaaccgtgaaatattacttgctgtggttcTGTGGTTTTTGAGtagaaaacaatgtcacgaaaatacgttttacgtGATAAAAATAACTTTCGTGACTTGTATTTCTCacttctcaaaaaactacagcacctcagcaagtgatatttaaggaaagctttctaccatcattaccttcaaactgtgtaagtttgatgtaaatctgtggacattgtatttgtGTCCTATAAAAAGTACACCCTTTGACTTAGAATGACAAACCTATGGGCACATCGTGCTAAAGCCCTCGGGTAGTAAACAGATAACCTTAAACGAGAGCTAACCGAAAAGCCGACATCTTTGGGAAAGTTGCCGTGATCAGAAACAAGACCGACTATCAAATTGAATTCTGTCCCCGCAGATtctgcccccctccccccccccccccccccccattttgggAAATAACGTGCGGGGAGGAGGAATCAAAAGAGGGcactatcagaagaagtttgtacataaATCGCCATTTTGGGACCGAATCTCTTGGGGACAGAATCCCCTGCCACAGCGGCCATCTTCAAAGTACCCAACCTTCTACAAAGTTAGCTACCCAGAGTTCCAGTACAGgataaaaagttgttttacaTATATTACAATAGAGACCAATGACAATACATAGGCATACTGAGTTCATTGAAAAAACCCATAGTTCCAGACATCTATACAAGTTTGTTCACAAAAATAATACGCTCGTTCAGGGGCCTCTTGTTTGCAAGTTCAGTGAGGCGGTCTATTTTTTCTTTCGCAGTTGAATACGTGACGTGAACACAACGTCACTAAATTCCCATTCAGAGTGCATAAACTCTCCAACGTGTTTAGTAATATTTGATAATAAAAGAAAAGGCTGCCATTTTATACGTGCCGAGGAAGCTGCAGGAAAAGCTATCAGTCCGTGAAGGATTTTACCCGAAAATAATCGCCATACTCACTCATCGTAGTCATAATCAACCCATCACCAATTGGCGAAAGACGACAAGGTAAGCATACAACGTTTGACgaaaacaaaatgcaagattATTAATTTCTGATATGTTTGtttcaataaacacaattgTATTTGCGTGAGTgtggtttggggggggggggggggtcaaaatAGAGTAGTGAGTGTAGTTTTTATTAGGTCTGCAAACATACCCGGTACTACGTCATGTGCGATGTCATGGTAAATCAACATGGTTATTCCCACTTACAATATATTGAGAGAAAAACCACTTTTCTTGCTGGAATATCAGCACATGTTATAGTTTTTGCTGTTGCTGTTttggttgttattgttgttgttgttgttgatatcGTTGTTCTAGTCAAATTTGCAGTTTCGTTTAAGACAACATGGTGAAACTTTCATTTAAGACAACATGGTATATAACTCACGTGCTCACATGTGCATTGACCCAGTTTACGCTTGATTGATGCCATTGTGGAGTTGACCTTCCCAGCTTTCTTTGTAACATTTGaagagaaaagaagaaaaacattttaaggAAATTGTCTAATAATTGGTACTTCCAATGGCAAGTACGCTCTCACCATCGCAGTCAGCTTATATGCCCTTATCATGAGacccttttttaaatttaccttattgtttttattgttattattatttgtaatcGGCATTCAAACATACAATACAATCATACAGAACAGAGctagaaaacaatgaaagtgaCACGGGGACATAGAGCCAGCAACACATGCCAGGAACTAAACAAGTTAACCTAATAACTAAGGCCTAGAGCCCTTTGTTTCCTATGCTACTGGCTAATACAAAACATAAAGAGAAgtttaaaatataatattttgtataaagcAAAAAAGGGGATAATTTTTGCCAGGAACTAAACAAGTTAAAACCTTATAACTAAGGCCTAGAGCCCTTTGTTTCCTATGCTACTGGCTAATACAAAACATAAAGAGAAGTTTAAAATATACTATTTTGTATAAAGCAAAAAAGGGGATAATTTTTGCCAGGAACTAAACAAGTTAAAACCTTATAACTAAGGCCTAGAGCCCTTTGTTTCCTATGCTACTGGCTAATACAAAACATAAAGAGAAGTTTAAAATATACTATTTTATATACAGCAAAAAGGGggatgatttatttatttaaaaattgcaCGATGAAACATTGATACAAACTGAAGCACCCGGTAGGGACCCACTGCTCTTAGGACATCAAACAATTGCAGAGTGTAAACATTACACCAGAAAATACAGGAGAAGTGGCTCAATACTTGGAGGGACGTTGACACCCAGCAAGCAATAACAATACACAGAGGTagtagacaaaaaaaaacactgaaaagGGGAATGACAACAACATAGAAGTTGCACGGGGAAACAATGATAAAAACAAGCACCTGGTGGGGACCTACATTGCACCAaggacaaaaaataaaacacatccGCCCAGATTTTCAGATGTTTggatattttgtgcatatattgggAAACACCAAGACATATGCTGGTATTTGACATTTACAAAAGGTATACCGTGAAATTCCTTTGCAGATTTGTGTAATTGTTAAATGTTGATGTTTCGTTTTCACTGTGTTTTACAGGAGATTCCTAACAACTGATGCCAGTGTAACAATGGAGCTCTTAAAATGAGAAGCTAACACTGATAAGCTGTATACGTACAACTGGAGAATGTTGTCATACTGATTTAAATTTTGAACTATATCAGCCTAAGTATGACATCACTACGCTCAAAACTGGAGTTATATATCCTTCTCACTGTGTGTATCTACGCAGCCAAGGTTATGATCGTGCTGGTGTATATGGATAAATTCATCCCTGCTGACGTCACCATCATGAACGGTCAGGATCACGAACCAGACGCAACGTTGAACAGGTTGAACATGGAGCGAAGGAATAGAAAGGATAAGCGAGACTTTGAAGGGGTGTTAAGGCGGATGGGTGGGGAGGCatcacagagtgacacaaagCGAGTGGACAATGATATTCCTAGTGTGCAGAATCGTAGCAGCGAGTTCAAATCAGCTAGTGAAGGTGGTAGGGCACGTCCGGAAGACGAAATGAAGAGAAATCAAACTAATATGGCACCCAACTTGGgcttgaatagcgccctcttccaTCGAGTGCTGGATTCGGTGTTCGATCACAGCCACGATAAGAAGAAGTGTCAGGATGCCTTCATGGTATCTCTCATCACCACACACCCAACGGAAGTAGACTTCCGAATGGCGATCCGTGAGACGTGGGCAAACGACGCCTACGCGCATCAGATGGGAGTACTCACGCTGTTCGTTCTCGGTCAACCGACGGACGATACCGTCAACTCGGCCGTGTTCCTCGAGAATGAACGGCACGACGATATCTTGATGGGAAGCTTCACGGACAGTGTGGGTAACTCCACTTTGAAGCTGCTACTCGGGATAGACTGGGTGATGTCAAATTGCCCCTCCACCAAATACGTCTTCATCGGTGATGATCACATGTTCATCATCTACGAGCGTCTTGTCAAACTTCTACGAGAAACAAACGAAAAGGACGGTGTGAAAATGTGGATTGGTCGACTCACTCAGGGGAAGATGCCTGAACGAGACGCAGGAAGTCGGTACTATGTATCAAGGAAGCTCTATCCAGAGACTCGTTATCCAGACTTCTGCACTATTGAGGCTGGTTACGTGCTTAGCGTGGATGCCGCCAGGGAACTTTTAGTCTTGTCTTGGGGTGAGCCTCTCCTGCCACTACCAGATGTCTACATGGGAGTTCTAGCCAAGAAAGCCAACATTCTAATAACGAACGATAAATCATTCAGTTACGGTAACCAGGCCAACGATGCGTGTGAGCTCAACAGAGTCGTCACGTCACGGGGTGTACGGTCGGTGGAACAACTCCAGAGCACCTGGACGAAGTTCAGCGATCCTGAGTTCCGCCGGAACTGTCCCGATCCGgatttgagtttggtgctcaGTAACCACATTGACAATTTACCTTACTTGGACAAGACGCTCCAAATGCGGCTGAACCATCCGGATTTTTGCTACGACAAAGCTGGGAACGAGGAGAGTGTTTTCATCCTCGTACTCATCAGTACGTTGCCGAGACACTTTGAGCTGCGTAGTACCATCCGGGAAACATGGGGGCGTAACTTGATGACACAGGGGGAGAACATCAAACTTTTATTCGTGATGGGCCACACCCAGACTGATGTTAAACTTATACAGCAGCAAGTCAAGCAAGAGGACGACAAGTTTGGTGACATCATCCAAGCAGACTTTACCGAGTCCTTCCATAACTTAACTCTCAAGGTAGTCATGGGACTCCGGTGGGTGACTCAAAACTGCCCCCAcgccaaatacatgtacaaaggtGACGATGACATGTTTGTCAATTTCGATCGCATTGTGTCCCACTTGAAGGAGAGCCGAGCCAAGGGACTGGCAAAGTCTAGGTATTTCCTTGGGAGTGTACTCCGTAGAAGTCCCCGCGTTACTCGTGAGAACTCCAAGTATTACGTACCAGAAAGACTCTACAGTGGCCGATACTTTCCCCCGTACTGCTCGGGTGGTGGGTACATCATGTCAACAGACATCATTCCACAGATGTACCGTAAGTCACTGGAGACTGCCTTTATACCCATCGATGACGCCTACCAGGGTATTCTCATGAGTAAAATAGGGGTGAAGCCAGTCGCCCACCCGGGGTTCAAAAACTGGGGTGCCAAGACGGACGGGTGTTCGTTGAGAGAGGTTATGGTGGTCCATGGATTTAAGAACTCTGATACAATGAATGCAGTATGGAGAAACTACACCACTCCAGCAGCTGAGGACTGCCCGAAGGTTTCGTGACACAAAGATGATTGAACATCAAACACTTGAGCGACTGTGGACGCCagtctaaaaacaaaaaccgaaTAGGAACTGTACAGACTTTTAAACTGCATTTTGTTAGCGCCtctttagttttttgttttttttacaaactgcaAAAGCCAAAGTAATGTTTTTATAAGAATCGTTTTTAAACGAAAACTAAGTATTTTAAAGCACCTATTAGTTTTGTATTACTTTTAACATGCCTAATGGTCGAGTcgtccatgttttttttaacagcctactttttgtatgaaataaaattattgtCTACTGTACCTTACTGTTGCAGTGCTCCAATAATGAGTTtagtgaaagtgttattgtttaTGAGTAAGAGGTTTAAAGgacttgggtactttttgcaaaacaaaacacaatgtccacagattaacattaaacttgcaccatttgaaggtaatgatagtagaaagctaaccgtgaaatattacttgctgtggttcTGTGGTTTTTGAGtagaaaacaatgtcacgaaaatacgttttacgtGATAAAAATAACTTTCGTGACTTGTATTTCTCacttctcaaaaaactacagcacctcagcaagtgatatttaaggaaagctttctaccatcattaccttcaaactgtgtaagtttgatgtaaatctgtggacattgtatttgtGTCCTATAAAAAGTACACCCTTTGACTTAGAATGACAAACCTATGGGCACATCGTGCTAAAGCCCTCGGGTAGTAAACAGATAACCTTAAACGAGAGCTAACCGAAAAGCCGACATCTTTGGGAAAGTTGCCGTGATCAGAAACAAGACCGACTATCAAATTGAATTCTGTCCCCGCAGATtctgcccccctcccccccccccccccattttgggAAATAACGTGCGGGGAGGAGGAATCAAAAGAGGGcactatcagaagaagtttgtacataaATCGCCATTTTGGGACCGAATCTCTTGGGGACAGAATCCCCTGCCACAGCGGCCATCTTCAAAGTACCCAACCTTCTACAAAGTTAGCTACCCAGAGTTCCAGTACAGGATACAAAGTTGTTTTACATATATTACAATAGAGACCAATGACAATACATAGGCATACTGAGTTCATTGAAAAAACCCATAGTTCCAGACATCTATACAAGTTTGTTCACAAAAATAATACGCTCGTTCAGGGGCCTCTTGTTTGCAAGTTCAGTGAGGCGGTCTATTTTTTCTTTCGCAGTTGAATACGTGACGTGAACACAACGTCACTAAATTCCCATTCAGAGTGCATAAACTCTCCAACGTGTTTAGTAATATTTGATAATAAAAGAAAAGGCTGCCATTTTATACGTGCCGAGGAAGCTGCAGGAAAAGCTATCAGTCCGTGAAGGATTTTACCCGAAAATAATCG
Proteins encoded in this region:
- the LOC139940853 gene encoding uncharacterized protein, producing the protein MTPLRSKLELYLLLTVCIYAAKVMIVLVYMDKFIPADVTIMNGQDHEPDATLNRLNMERRNRKDKRDFEGVLRRMGGEASQSDTKRVDNDISSVQNRSSEFKSVSEGDRARPEDEMKRNQTNMAPNLGLNSALFHRVLDSVFDHSHDKKKCQDAFMVSLITTHPTEVDFRVAIRETWANDAYAHQMGVLTLFVLGQPTDDTVNSAVFLENERHDDILMGSFTDSVGNSTLKLLLGIDWVMSNCPSTKYVFIGDDHMFIIYERLVKLLRETNEKDGVKMWIGRLTQGKMPERDAGSRYYVSRKLYPETRYPDFCTIEAGYVLSVDAARELLALSWGEPLLPLPDVYMGVLAKKANILITNDKSFSYGNQANDACELNRVVTSRGVRSVEQLQSTWTKFSDPEFRRNCPDPDLSLVLSNHIDNLPYLDKTLQMRLNHPDFCYDKAGNEESVFILVLISTLPRHFELRSTIRETWGRNLMTQGENIKLLFVMGHTQTDVKLIQQQVKQEDDKFGDIIQADFTESFHNLTLKVVMGLRWVTQNCPHAKYMYKGDDDMFVNFDRIVSHLKESRAKGLAKSRYFLGSVLRRSPRVTREKSKYYVPERLYSGRYFPPYCSGGGYIMSTDIIPQMYRKSLETAFIPIDDAYQGILMSKIGVKPVAHPGFKNWGAKTDGCSLREVMVVHGFKNSDTMNAVWRNYTTPAAEDCPKVS
- the LOC139940852 gene encoding uncharacterized protein, with the protein product MTSLRSKLELYILLTVCIYAAKVMIVLVYMDKFIPADVTIMNGQDHEPDATLNRLNMERRNRKDKRDFEGVLRRMGGEASQSDTKRVDNDIPSVQNRSSEFKSASEGGRARPEDEMKRNQTNMAPNLGLNSALFHRVLDSVFDHSHDKKKCQDAFMVSLITTHPTEVDFRMAIRETWANDAYAHQMGVLTLFVLGQPTDDTVNSAVFLENERHDDILMGSFTDSVGNSTLKLLLGIDWVMSNCPSTKYVFIGDDHMFIIYERLVKLLRETNEKDGVKMWIGRLTQGKMPERDAGSRYYVSRKLYPETRYPDFCTIEAGYVLSVDAARELLVLSWGEPLLPLPDVYMGVLAKKANILITNDKSFSYGNQANDACELNRVVTSRGVRSVEQLQSTWTKFSDPEFRRNCPDPDLSLVLSNHIDNLPYLDKTLQMRLNHPDFCYDKAGNEESVFILVLISTLPRHFELRSTIRETWGRNLMTQGENIKLLFVMGHTQTDVKLIQQQVKQEDDKFGDIIQADFTESFHNLTLKVVMGLRWVTQNCPHAKYMYKGDDDMFVNFDRIVSHLKESRAKGLAKSRYFLGSVLRRSPRVTRENSKYYVPERLYSGRYFPPYCSGGGYIMSTDIIPQMYRKSLETAFIPIDDAYQGILMSKIGVKPVAHPGFKNWGAKTDGCSLREVMVVHGFKNSDTMNAVWRNYTTPAAEDCPKVS